In the genome of Palaemon carinicauda isolate YSFRI2023 chromosome 13, ASM3689809v2, whole genome shotgun sequence, one region contains:
- the LOC137651894 gene encoding LOW QUALITY PROTEIN: nephrin-like (The sequence of the model RefSeq protein was modified relative to this genomic sequence to represent the inferred CDS: deleted 2 bases in 2 codons), protein MSGFRKAFERDVPGYPRYSYSGDSSKGEHHLVIHGITLEDDGEYQCQVGPTAKTSALWASANVTVLVSPSSISILGGIIGEPVVAVAGKQLRLQCLVKEARPAPSVAWYRNGIMLDQNMHTERAEPSTQFKRWNIRSRVTLTPKPEDDGQQFSCRALHPSLMNSPTSLVASVVLSVLHPPEAPIISGYKTGDILKEGQEVTLTCRSQGGNPRPRLAWYKNGKLLNHPNTTYTKATKENDFVMLSVTLKVRAEDDRASFECRVAKNDILNYPLADNVTFTVHYSPKRVFSDGFPPSPQLERNLL, encoded by the exons ATGTCAGGATTTAGAAAG GCTTTTGAGCGTGATGTACCGGGCTACCCAAGATACTCGTACTCGGGAGACTCCAGCAAGGGTGAACACCACCTTGTCATTCACGGGATCACACTTGAGGATGACGGGGAATACCAGTGTCAAGTTGGTCCTACGGCTAAAACGAGTGCCCTTTGGGCTTCAGCTAACGTTACTGTCTTGG TCTCCCCCTCCAGCATAAGCATCTTGGGAGGAATAATTGGGGAACCAGTGGTTGCCGTCGCTGGCAAGCAGCTCCGCCTCCAGTGCCTGGTGAAGGAGGCCCGGCCGGCTCCCAGTGTCGCTTGGTACCGGAATGGAATCATGCTCGATCAAA atatgcacacagagagAGCAGAGCCATCGACGCAGTTCAAGAGGTGGAATATACGAAGTCGAGTGACTTTGACTCCAAAGCCAGAAGACGACGGACAACAATTCTCGTGTCGGGCGCTGCATCCATCCCTCATGAATTCT CCCACTTCTCTCGTGGCTTCTGTTGTTCTTTCTGTTTTAC ACCCACCAGAGGCTCCCATCATCTCAGGGTACAAGACGGGAGACATCCTTAAAGAAGGTCAGGAGGTCACGCTGACCTGCAGG AGCCAGGGGGGTAACCCCAGGCCGCGCTTGGCGTGGTACAAAAATGGGAAGCTGTTGAACCACCCTAACACCACTTACACCAAGGCGACCAAGGAGAACGATTTCGTGATGTTAAGTGTGACCCTGAAGGTGCGAGCTGAGGACGACCGGGCTAGTTTCGAGTGCAGGGTGGCCAAGAATGATATTCTGAATTATCCTCTGGCAGATAATGTCACTTTCACCGTCCATT ACAGCCCAAAGAGAGTTTTTAGTGACGGGTTCCCTCCGTCGCCACAGCTGGAGAGGAATTTACTCTGA